Proteins encoded by one window of Venturia canescens isolate UGA chromosome 2, ASM1945775v1, whole genome shotgun sequence:
- the LOC122406617 gene encoding uncharacterized protein isoform X3, with product MDLHYMERKADVLFKTLETLEKLCNKTTDDSLCSTVDSTLKPLLKKVSSSITAIYNFVGTGESRNKRGLINGLGTVIKAMTGNLDQDDAEKIDKNIDDIITRQKTDEDMLKENVQILQSTLKLYNESTSEIIDKMDNLMHMIERIKNTVEGQFSTIKRKQMIDENINIFTATVEAFTSDVNQLANFLTEIYKGTINPTVISPKQLADYLIEATPYIPKGLNFPTNVKSSEMTNLLKTAEITSYTAKLRFVLIIKFPLIESSILKVNKVYPLPTKINENQFQFIETTSKIIIVDNYKRMYITMSEEDLNKARKVDNIYYYKPKQSLQTINGNTPCEIAIYLGNNPEKLSCNQRIVKLEKTLIIALEKEGRWLFVAPKPESVRIDCKNKSPTHEIIHNTGLLALDGECSATSINFQLLSLNELRQHEFITFIPLYNLTNAIGMVNANHSIFDYSVPSKVIINPLETNALGERIEILKKKLDEEPNIWAHPYHIIGNYSISAISMTMIILIIIILTIFKAKHCQRIRLIQQTNDIELAPTFVARPKIIKELASESTNDKIVIRKAKSKNANKNGSL from the coding sequence ATGGATCTACACTATATGGAAAGAAAAGCAgacgttttattcaaaacactagaaactttggaaaaattatgCAACAAAACGACTGACGATTCACTATGTTCCACCGTAGACAGCACATTAAAACCGTTATTGAAGAAAGTCAGTTCCTCAATAACAGCGATATACAACTTCGTAGGCACAGGAGAAAGTAGAAACAAAAGAGGATTAATTAACGGTCTAGGAACAGTAATCAAAGCAATGACTGGGAATCTCGACCAAGATGACGcagaaaaaatagataaaaacattgacgacataataacaagacaaaaaactgacgaagatatgttaaaagaaaatgtacaaattctACAATCTACACTAAAACTCTACAACGAATCTACTTCCGAAATAATAGACAAAATGGACAATTTAATGCATATGATAGAAAGAATTAAAAACACGGtagaaggtcaattttcaacaataaaaaggaaacaaatgaTAGACGAAAATATAAACATATTTACAGCGACAGTCGAAGCTTTTACAAGCGACGTAAATCAACTAGCAAACTTTTTAACAGAAATTTACAAGGGAACAATAAACCCTACGGTAATTTCACCCAAACAATTGGCCGACTATCTAATAGAAGCAACTCCCTACATTCCTAAAGGATTAAACTTTCCAACAAACGTTAAGAGTAGTGAAATGACTAACTTACTGAAAACAGCAGAAATCACTAGCTATACAGCAAAACTACGATTTGTTCTAATCATAAAATTCCCTTTAatcgaaagttcaattttgaaaGTCAACAAAGTCTACCCACTACCtacgaaaatcaatgaaaatcagttccaattcatagaaactacatctaaaataataatcgttgACAACTACAAAAGAATGTATAtaacaatgtctgaagaagaTTTAAACAAAGCCAGAAAAGTCGACAATATCTATTATTACAAACCTAAACAGTCACTACAAACAATAAACGGCAATACGCCATGCGAAATAGCGatttatttaggaaataatcCCGAAAAACTATCATGTAATCAACGAATTGTAAAACTCGAgaaaacattaataatcgcACTAGAAAAAGAAGGTAGATGGCTATTCGTAGCGCCAAAACCCGAAAGCGTAAGAatagattgtaaaaataaatctccgacacacgaaataatccacaatacaggattactggctttggacggagaatgttccgccacatcgataaattttcaattgttatcTTTAAACGAACTACGACAACACGAATTTATAACATTTATACCACTATATAATCTAACAAATGCGATTGGAATGGTAAACGCTAATCACTCAATTTTCGATTACAGCGTACCATCAAAAGTAATTATCAATCCACTAGAAACGAACGCATTAGGAGAAAGAATCGAAATCCTTAAGAAAAAACTAGATGAAGAACCAAATATTTGGGCACATCCCTATCACATAATCGGAAATTATTCTATAAGTGCCATTAGCATGACTatgatcattttaataatcatcatattaacaattttcaaagctaaacattgtcaacgaattcgattaatacaacaaactaatgatatcgaactagccccgactttcgtggcaagaccaaaaattataaaagaaCTCGCATCTGAATCTACTAACGACaaaattgtcatcagaaaagcaaaatcgaaaaacgcaaacaaaaatggctcattgtaa